From Brienomyrus brachyistius isolate T26 chromosome 21, BBRACH_0.4, whole genome shotgun sequence, the proteins below share one genomic window:
- the LOC125716486 gene encoding cAMP-specific 3',5'-cyclic phosphodiesterase 4B-like isoform X4: MPEANYLLSVSWGYIKFKRMLNRELTHLSEMSRSGNQVSEFISNTFLDKQNDVEIPSPTSKTREKKKKQQLMTQISGVKKVTHGPNVSNCGIPRFGVKTDKEEQLSKELEDLNKWGLNIFKVSEYSNNKPLTCIMYAIFQERDLMKTFKIPVDTFVTFMMTLEEHYHSDVAYHNSLHAADVAQSTHILLSTPALDAVFTDLEILAAIFAAAIHDVDHPGVSNQFLINTNSELALMYNDESVLENHHLAVGFKLLQEEHCDIFQNLNKKQRQSLRKMVIDMVLATDMSKHMSLLADLKTMVETKKVTSSGVLLLDNYTDRIQVLRNMVHCADLSNPTKSLELYRQWTDRIMDEFFHQGDKERERGMEISPMCDKHTASVEKSQVGFIDYIVHPLWETWADLVHPDAQDILDTLEDNRNWYQSMIPQSPSPPFYEQDKGAGNGDKFQFELTLEEEDSEGTERDEQSQGEDSPSGTRSSPVYCDDPGAEEDPPEPTHIEIITQDASPVDT; encoded by the exons TTCAAGAGGATGTTGAACCGGGAGCTGACCCACCTGTCGGAAATGAGCCGATCCGGGAACCAGGTGTCTGAGTTCATCTCCAACACCTTCCTAG ACAAGCAGAACGACGTGGAGATCCCATCTCCCACGTCCAAAACGcgggagaagaagaagaagcagcagCTGATGACCCAGATCAGTGGGGTGAAGAAGGTGACGCATGGCCCCAACGTCTCCAACTGCGGCATCCCTCGCTTTGGAGTTAAAACTGACAAGGAGGAGCAGCTCTCAAAG GAGCTGGAGGACCTGAACAAGTGGGGCCTCAACATTTTCAAAGTATCCGAGTACTCCAACAACAAGCCACTCACATGCATCATGTACGCCATCTTTCAG GAAAGGGACTTGATGAAGACGTTTAAGATCCCCGTTGACACATTTGTGACCTTCATgatgacgttagaagaacactaCCACTCTGACGTGGCTTACCACAATAGCCTGCATGCGGCCGACGTGGCCCAATCCACACACATCCTCCTCTCCACACCAGCTCTAGAT GCCGTCTTCACAGACCTGGAAATCCTTGCCGCCATCTTTGCCGCAGCCATCCATGATGTTGACCACCCAGGAGTCTCCAATCAATTTCTAATCAACACCA ATTCAGAGCTGGCCCTCATGTACAACGACGAGTCGGTCCTGGAGAACCACCACCTGGCTGTGGGGTTCAAGCTGCTACAGGAAGAGCACTGCGACATTTTCCAGAACCTCAACAAGAAGCAGCGGCAGTCTCTGCGGAAGATGGTCATTGACATG GTGCTGGCGACTGACATGTCCAAGCATATGAGCTTACTGGCAGACCTGAAAACCATGGTCGAGACCAAGAAGGTGACCAGCTCTGGAGTGCTGCTGCTGGACAACTACACGGACAGGATACAG GTCCTCCGCAACATGGTTCACTGCGCGGACTTGAGCAATCCCACCAAGTCCCTGGAACTGTATCGACAGTGGACGGATCGAATTATGGACGAGTTCTTCCATCAGGGGGACAAGGAGCGGGAACGGGGCATGGAGATCAGCCCCATGTGCGACAAACACACAGCATCTGTGGAGAAGTCCCAG GTGGGCTTCATCGACTACATTGTgcaccctctctgggagacCTGGGCAGATTTGGTACACCCAGACGCACAGGATATCTTGGACACGTTGGAAGACAACAGGAACTGGTACCAAAGCATGATCCCTCAGAGTCCGTCGCCGCCGTTTTACGAGCAAGATAAAGGCGCTGGCAACGGAGACAAGTTCCAGTTCGAGCTGACACTGGAGGAGGAAGACTCAGAGGGCACGGAGCGGGACGAGCAGAGTCAGGGGGAGGACAGCCCAAGCGGGACACGCTCTTCCCCGGTATACTGTGATGACCCAGGGGCCGAGGAGGACCCCCCAGAGCCCACACACATCGAGATCATCACACAGGACGCGTCACCCGTCGACACGTAG